Proteins found in one Luteimonas chenhongjianii genomic segment:
- the cydC gene encoding thiol reductant ABC exporter subunit CydC yields MNDQDLARIGSTRELLRAHRRGVLLAVGLMLLTLAAGIGLLGLSGGFLTAAALTYGTLGSFNFFSPSAGIRGLTLARIVSRYLEKLLGHDTMLRIARDLRSWFFARALRLSPAQLGRLRTGDLLARLLDDIDAVDGLLLRATGPLLALLGIGLLGLGVVAWLHPPSGVWLALVAGALALVVPARVAWRREAVEAERAQRRGALRARLHELYEGRNDLAALDATAAWLARVADDADEVARIERARRGRLADAQVLHGGIAAVGLLGLLWSVATGVTTAGLPAPHAAAIFFIAIGLFEAWAGAGLAWQALRAARASITRLDAVAGAAPAVADPPEPVPVPERGALRFEDVTFAWTPGAPPVLDGLALTIAPGERVAISGDSGAGKSTLSALVLRSADAQSGRVTWGGVDLRAMAQADWYARIGWLPQNAPIFAGRVRDNLGFGAPHADDAAMWAMLAQVRLRAWAERIGGLDAWIGESGATMSAGQARRLALARALLRDAPLIVLDEPTEGLDHDTADGLLRELPDLLVGRSLLLITHGTLPPGLVDRHLWLRDGRLHDA; encoded by the coding sequence ATGAACGACCAGGACCTGGCCCGGATCGGATCGACACGGGAGCTGCTGCGCGCTCATCGGCGTGGCGTGCTGTTGGCGGTCGGGCTGATGCTGCTTACCCTGGCCGCGGGCATCGGCCTGCTCGGCCTGTCCGGCGGCTTTCTGACTGCGGCCGCGCTGACTTACGGCACGCTGGGATCGTTCAACTTTTTCTCGCCCTCGGCCGGGATCCGCGGGCTGACCCTGGCGCGAATCGTCTCGCGCTATCTGGAAAAGCTGCTCGGCCACGACACCATGCTGCGGATCGCGCGCGATCTGCGCAGCTGGTTCTTCGCGCGCGCCCTGCGGCTGAGCCCTGCGCAGCTGGGGCGCCTGCGCACCGGGGACCTGCTGGCCCGGCTGCTCGATGACATCGATGCGGTCGACGGTCTGCTGCTGCGCGCGACCGGGCCCTTGCTGGCACTGCTCGGGATCGGCCTGCTGGGCCTGGGCGTCGTGGCCTGGCTGCACCCACCCAGTGGCGTCTGGCTGGCACTGGTCGCGGGCGCGCTGGCCCTGGTGGTGCCGGCGCGTGTGGCATGGCGACGCGAAGCCGTGGAAGCCGAGCGTGCACAGCGCCGCGGCGCCCTGCGCGCGCGCCTGCACGAGCTCTACGAAGGCCGCAACGATCTCGCCGCGCTGGACGCCACTGCCGCGTGGCTGGCGCGGGTTGCGGACGACGCCGACGAAGTCGCGCGGATCGAGCGCGCGCGCCGCGGCCGGCTGGCCGATGCGCAGGTCCTGCACGGCGGCATCGCTGCGGTCGGGCTGCTGGGGTTGTTGTGGAGCGTGGCGACCGGCGTCACCACTGCCGGCCTGCCGGCCCCACACGCTGCGGCGATCTTCTTCATCGCCATCGGCCTGTTCGAGGCCTGGGCCGGCGCCGGTCTCGCGTGGCAGGCGCTGCGGGCCGCGCGCGCTTCGATCACCCGGCTCGATGCCGTTGCCGGTGCCGCGCCGGCGGTTGCCGATCCGCCGGAGCCTGTCCCGGTACCGGAGCGCGGCGCGCTGCGGTTCGAGGACGTGACTTTTGCATGGACGCCCGGGGCACCGCCGGTGCTGGATGGGCTCGCGCTCACCATCGCCCCGGGCGAGCGCGTCGCGATCAGCGGCGACAGCGGCGCAGGGAAATCCACGCTCAGCGCGCTGGTGCTGCGCAGCGCCGACGCGCAGTCGGGCCGGGTGACCTGGGGTGGCGTGGATCTGCGCGCGATGGCCCAGGCGGACTGGTATGCGCGCATCGGCTGGTTGCCGCAGAACGCGCCGATCTTTGCCGGCCGCGTCCGGGACAACCTCGGTTTTGGCGCCCCGCACGCCGACGACGCGGCGATGTGGGCGATGCTGGCCCAGGTCCGGCTGCGCGCCTGGGCCGAGCGTATCGGCGGCCTCGATGCCTGGATCGGCGAGTCGGGCGCGACGATGTCGGCCGGCCAGGCCCGTCGACTCGCACTGGCGCGGGCGCTGCTGCGGGATGCACCGCTGATCGTGCTCGACGAGCCGACCGAAGGCCTGGACCACGACACCGCCGACGGGCTGCTGCGTGAACTGCCGGACCTGCTGGTCGGGCGCAGCCTGCTGCTGATCACCCATGGCACGTTGCCGCCGGGCCTAGTCGACCGCCATCTGTGGTTGCGCGACGGACGTCTGCACGACGCATGA
- the hisS gene encoding histidine--tRNA ligase yields the protein MIKPRTPPGVMELLPRDQIAFQRMLDTIRRTFEGFGFLPIETPVFELSETLLTKSGGETERQVYFVQSTGALAKSSESGQSEALPELALRFDLTVPLARYVAEHEHDLAFPFRRYQMQRVYRGERAQRGRFREFYQCDIDVIGKDSLSARYDAEVPAVISAVFAALDIGEFTIQLNHRKLLRGYFEGQGIDDARQMTVLREIDKLDKRGEDAVRATLTGEGFGLSDEVAERLLAFSRVRSTGHEDALAKLDALGAGTALFEEGRNELRELLAQLRALGVPESRYALNLSIARGLDYYTGMVYETVLDAHPQIGSICSGGRYDNLASHYTRSKLPGVGISIGLTRLFWQLREAGLVATADSSVDVLVTLLDDASLPHALALSQRLRGAGLNVETQLEPRKLAKQMQYADRAGIRFVVIRGEDEAAKGVVAVKDLRRGEQFEVADDDLSRTLLVEREQARSMPQ from the coding sequence ATGATCAAGCCCCGGACCCCGCCCGGTGTCATGGAACTGTTGCCGCGCGACCAGATCGCGTTCCAGCGCATGCTCGATACGATCCGGCGCACGTTCGAAGGCTTCGGATTCCTGCCGATCGAAACGCCGGTGTTCGAACTGTCGGAGACGCTGCTGACCAAGTCCGGCGGCGAGACCGAGCGCCAGGTGTACTTCGTGCAGTCGACCGGCGCGCTGGCCAAGTCGTCCGAAAGCGGGCAGTCCGAGGCGCTGCCGGAGCTGGCGCTGCGCTTCGATCTGACCGTGCCGCTGGCGCGCTACGTCGCCGAGCACGAGCACGATCTCGCATTCCCGTTCCGCCGCTACCAGATGCAGCGCGTCTACCGCGGCGAGCGCGCCCAGCGCGGCCGTTTCCGCGAGTTCTACCAGTGCGACATCGACGTCATCGGCAAGGATTCGCTGTCCGCACGCTACGACGCCGAGGTGCCGGCGGTGATCAGCGCGGTGTTCGCCGCGCTCGACATCGGCGAGTTCACGATCCAGCTCAACCACCGCAAGCTGCTGCGCGGATACTTCGAAGGGCAGGGCATCGACGATGCGCGCCAGATGACCGTACTGCGCGAGATCGACAAGCTCGACAAGCGGGGCGAGGACGCGGTGCGCGCGACCCTGACCGGCGAGGGTTTCGGCCTGTCGGACGAGGTCGCCGAGCGCCTGCTCGCGTTCTCGCGCGTGCGCTCGACCGGCCACGAGGATGCGCTGGCCAAGCTTGATGCGCTCGGCGCCGGCACCGCGCTGTTCGAGGAAGGCCGCAATGAACTGCGTGAACTGCTGGCGCAGCTGCGCGCACTCGGCGTGCCGGAATCACGCTACGCGCTGAACCTGTCCATCGCGCGCGGCCTCGACTACTACACCGGCATGGTCTACGAGACCGTGCTCGACGCGCATCCGCAGATCGGGTCCATCTGCTCGGGCGGCCGTTACGACAACCTCGCCAGCCACTACACCAGGTCGAAGCTGCCGGGCGTCGGTATCTCGATCGGCCTGACGCGTCTGTTCTGGCAGCTGCGCGAGGCCGGTCTGGTTGCGACCGCCGACAGCTCGGTCGACGTGCTGGTCACGCTGCTCGATGATGCTTCGTTGCCCCATGCGCTTGCGCTGTCGCAGCGTCTGCGCGGCGCGGGCCTCAACGTCGAAACCCAGCTCGAGCCGCGCAAGCTGGCCAAGCAGATGCAGTACGCCGACCGCGCCGGTATCCGCTTCGTGGTGATCCGCGGCGAGGACGAGGCGGCAAAGGGCGTGGTCGCGGTCAAGGACCTGCGCCGTGGCGAACAGTTCGAGGTCGCCGATGACGATCTGTCGCGGACGCTGCTGGTCGAGCGCGAGCAGGCGAGGTCGATGCCGCAATGA